A genomic segment from Bacillus cereus G9842 encodes:
- the priA gene encoding primosomal protein N' — MKFASVIVDVPARQTDRPFDYIIPKKWEDIVQTGMRVVVPFGPRKLQGFIIGIKDSVDVESKKLKTIHEILDVTPVLNDELLKLGYWLTSETLCYMISAFQVMLPTAIKATYKKRLQLCKQEEIAPEILYLFQDKEAIDFEVIEQQPHLYRTIQQEIKNGTVEVVYQVKDKVQKKKQRVVQPELPEDKLELAAFELKSKKQQDVLYYFVENYKSVPLKVITEELQITDAPIKALVKKGFISEKYVEVYRNPYDDDGFEQTKPLPLTEEQKQVITPILSSITNETYNPFLLYGVTGSGKTEVYLQSIAAVLEKGKEAIVLVPEIALTPQMVDRFKGRFGSQVAVLHSALSVGEKYDEWRKILRKEVKVVVGARSAVFAPFENLGIIIIDEEHESSYKQEDNPRYHARDVAVWRGQYHKCPIVLGSATPTLESFARAKKGVYELLTMEKRMNEQALPTVEIVDMREELRDGNRSMFSKALHEKIADRLEKKEQMVLFLNRRGHSTFVMCRDCGYVVQCPHCDISLTYHKMNHRLKCHYCSYEENMPTECPACQSTYIRFFGTGTQKVEEEITKLFPEARVIRMDVDTTSRKGMHEKLLKAFGEEKADILLGTQMIAKGLDFPKVTLVGVLTADTMLHLPDFRASEKTYQLLTQVSGRAGRHELPGEVVIQTYTPEHYSIELAKNQQYDVFFDQEMQMRRTRQYPPYYYVVLVTVSHPELLKAVQVTEKIASYLRTHCSQQTMVLGPVASAIPRIKDRYRYQCMIKYKREPNLKNVLKMVNEHYQAEMQKELQISIDFNPTMLM, encoded by the coding sequence ATGAAATTTGCAAGTGTAATTGTTGATGTACCTGCCCGTCAGACAGATCGACCATTTGATTACATTATCCCTAAAAAATGGGAAGATATTGTACAGACAGGAATGCGGGTAGTAGTTCCGTTTGGGCCAAGAAAATTGCAAGGTTTTATTATTGGGATTAAAGATTCGGTGGATGTAGAAAGTAAGAAGTTAAAGACGATCCATGAAATATTAGATGTAACACCGGTTTTAAATGATGAATTATTAAAACTTGGATATTGGCTTACAAGTGAAACGTTATGCTACATGATTTCAGCTTTTCAAGTGATGCTTCCAACTGCGATAAAAGCAACGTATAAAAAACGTCTACAACTTTGTAAACAGGAAGAAATAGCACCTGAAATACTATATTTATTTCAGGATAAAGAAGCAATTGATTTTGAAGTAATCGAGCAACAGCCACATTTATACCGGACTATTCAACAAGAAATTAAAAATGGTACGGTTGAAGTCGTTTATCAAGTGAAAGATAAAGTACAAAAGAAGAAGCAAAGAGTTGTTCAGCCGGAGTTGCCAGAAGATAAATTAGAATTAGCGGCATTTGAACTGAAAAGTAAAAAACAACAAGATGTACTCTATTATTTTGTGGAAAATTATAAAAGTGTACCGTTGAAAGTAATTACAGAAGAGTTACAAATAACAGATGCTCCAATAAAAGCACTTGTTAAAAAGGGATTCATTTCAGAAAAGTATGTGGAAGTATACCGAAATCCGTATGACGATGATGGTTTTGAACAAACGAAACCATTGCCACTTACGGAGGAACAAAAACAAGTTATTACACCGATTTTATCATCAATTACAAATGAAACTTATAATCCATTTTTACTATATGGTGTTACAGGAAGTGGAAAGACAGAAGTATATTTACAATCTATAGCAGCAGTGCTCGAGAAAGGAAAAGAAGCTATCGTTCTTGTTCCTGAAATTGCACTAACACCCCAAATGGTGGATCGTTTTAAAGGTAGGTTTGGCTCGCAAGTTGCAGTTCTTCATAGTGCGTTGTCTGTTGGAGAAAAGTATGACGAGTGGCGTAAGATTTTAAGAAAAGAAGTGAAAGTTGTAGTTGGTGCGCGTTCAGCCGTTTTTGCGCCTTTTGAGAATTTAGGGATTATTATTATTGATGAAGAGCATGAATCAAGTTACAAACAAGAAGATAATCCAAGGTATCATGCAAGAGATGTGGCTGTCTGGAGAGGGCAATACCATAAATGTCCTATCGTTCTTGGTAGTGCGACACCAACACTTGAATCGTTTGCAAGGGCGAAAAAAGGTGTTTATGAACTACTAACAATGGAAAAACGTATGAATGAACAAGCTTTACCAACGGTAGAGATTGTTGACATGCGAGAAGAACTTCGTGACGGGAATCGATCAATGTTTTCTAAGGCGCTGCATGAAAAAATAGCAGATCGATTAGAAAAGAAAGAACAGATGGTACTCTTCTTAAATAGAAGAGGTCATTCTACATTTGTTATGTGCCGTGATTGTGGGTATGTTGTACAATGTCCGCATTGTGATATTTCATTGACATATCATAAAATGAATCATCGTTTAAAATGTCATTATTGTAGTTACGAAGAAAATATGCCAACTGAGTGTCCAGCTTGTCAAAGTACATACATTCGTTTCTTTGGTACAGGTACACAAAAGGTAGAAGAAGAAATTACAAAACTATTTCCAGAGGCGCGAGTCATTCGAATGGATGTAGATACGACAAGTCGAAAAGGAATGCATGAAAAATTATTAAAGGCGTTTGGGGAAGAAAAAGCAGATATATTACTTGGAACACAAATGATTGCTAAAGGATTAGATTTTCCAAAAGTAACGCTTGTTGGGGTTTTAACTGCAGATACGATGCTTCACTTACCTGATTTTCGTGCAAGTGAAAAGACATATCAGTTATTGACGCAAGTAAGTGGACGAGCGGGTAGACATGAATTGCCAGGGGAAGTTGTGATTCAAACGTATACGCCAGAACATTACAGTATAGAGTTAGCGAAGAACCAACAATATGATGTGTTTTTTGACCAAGAAATGCAAATGAGACGAACAAGACAATATCCTCCATATTACTATGTTGTACTCGTAACCGTATCTCATCCTGAATTATTAAAAGCGGTACAAGTGACGGAAAAAATTGCCTCGTATTTACGAACGCATTGCTCGCAGCAAACAATGGTGTTAGGACCAGTTGCTTCAGCAATTCCAAGGATAAAAGATAGATATCGTTATCAATGCATGATAAAATACAAACGGGAACCAAACTTAAAGAACGTGCTCAAAATGGTAAATGAACATTATCAAGCAGAAATGCAAAAAGAGCTACAAATCTCAATTGATTTTAATCCAACAATGTTAATGTAG
- the rlmN gene encoding 23S rRNA (adenine(2503)-C(2))-methyltransferase RlmN — METTVRKQKKNVETKKPSIYSLQIHEMQDWLKEQGEPKFRAGQIFDWLYKKRVKNYEDMSNLSKGLRDKLSNSFDITTLNTLVKQTSSDGTIKFLFQLYDGYSIETVLMRHEYGNSICVTTQVGCRIGCTFCASTLGGLKRNLEAGEIVAQVVEVQRALDETEERVSSLVVMGIGEPFDNYDNLMGFLRITNHEKGLHIGARHMTVSTSGIIPKIYKFAEEELQINFAISLHAPNSELRSKLMPINRAYKLPDLMEAIKYYVNRTGRRITFEYGLFGGENDQVEHAEELAALLKGVKCHVNLIPVNYVPERDYVRTPREQIFLFEKTLKDRGVNVTIRREQGHDIDAACGQLRAKERKEETR; from the coding sequence ATGGAAACGACTGTAAGAAAACAAAAGAAAAATGTAGAAACGAAGAAACCATCAATTTACTCTTTACAAATTCATGAAATGCAAGATTGGTTAAAGGAACAAGGAGAACCGAAGTTCCGCGCTGGACAAATTTTTGACTGGCTATATAAAAAACGTGTAAAAAATTATGAGGATATGTCAAACCTTTCTAAAGGATTGCGTGATAAATTGTCGAATTCCTTTGATATTACTACTTTAAACACGTTAGTAAAACAAACGTCTTCGGATGGAACGATTAAATTCTTATTCCAATTATATGACGGGTATTCTATTGAAACGGTATTAATGCGACATGAATATGGAAATTCCATTTGTGTAACAACGCAAGTTGGTTGTCGTATTGGATGTACGTTCTGTGCTTCGACGCTTGGTGGACTAAAACGAAACCTAGAAGCTGGAGAAATCGTAGCGCAAGTAGTAGAAGTTCAGCGTGCGCTTGATGAAACAGAAGAACGTGTAAGTTCTCTTGTTGTTATGGGAATTGGAGAACCATTTGATAATTACGATAATTTAATGGGATTCTTACGCATCACTAACCATGAAAAAGGACTTCATATTGGTGCTAGACATATGACTGTTTCGACGAGTGGAATTATCCCGAAAATTTATAAGTTTGCTGAAGAAGAACTACAAATTAATTTTGCGATTTCATTGCATGCTCCAAACTCAGAATTACGTTCAAAATTAATGCCGATTAACCGTGCTTATAAATTACCGGATTTAATGGAAGCTATTAAATACTATGTAAATAGAACAGGGCGCCGTATTACTTTTGAATATGGATTATTTGGAGGAGAAAATGACCAAGTTGAGCACGCTGAAGAGCTTGCTGCGCTCTTAAAAGGTGTAAAATGTCATGTAAACTTAATCCCGGTAAACTACGTACCTGAACGTGATTATGTACGTACACCACGTGAGCAAATTTTCTTGTTCGAGAAAACGTTAAAAGATCGTGGAGTGAATGTAACGATTCGCCGTGAACAAGGTCATGATATTGACGCAGCCTGCGGTCAGTTGCGTGCGAAGGAGCGCAAAGAAGAGACGAGGTGA
- the rpoZ gene encoding DNA-directed RNA polymerase subunit omega: MLNPSIDSLLQKIDSKYTLVTVAAKRAREMQLANNCVVEQPVSHKCVGKALEEIDAEVLSYVPSEDKVAE; this comes from the coding sequence ATGTTAAATCCATCAATTGACTCATTACTACAAAAAATCGATTCTAAATACACACTAGTAACAGTGGCTGCAAAGCGTGCACGTGAAATGCAACTTGCTAATAACTGTGTTGTAGAGCAACCGGTTTCTCATAAGTGTGTAGGTAAAGCATTAGAAGAAATCGATGCGGAAGTATTAAGCTACGTACCAAGTGAAGATAAAGTTGCTGAATAA
- the pknB gene encoding Stk1 family PASTA domain-containing Ser/Thr kinase, with amino-acid sequence MLIGKRLNDRYKLLKMIGGGGMANVYLAHDDILGRDVAVKILRLDYSNNEEFIKRFHREAQSVTTLSHPNIVNMYDVGEEDGIYYLVMEYVPGQTLKQYIIERGMLPIGEALDIMEQLTSAMAHAHHFEIVHRDIKPHNILIRADGIIKVTDFGIATATSATTITHTNSVLGSVHYLSPEQARGGIANKQSDIYSLGIVMFELLTGRQPFSGESAVAIALKHLQSEIPSPKRWNENIPQSVENIILKATAKDPFHRYQSANAMKRDIETALYPERINEQPFYIPEDMEATKAIPIIQQEQLFENVSDETIVLKGSKVEEPIRAEAAELDKKKKRSNKWLKVLISTFLFLAIGITLALTVIPGLFIPKDVKVPDVAGMKYTTAVNTLVEKGFEVTEPNIVYTDDVEVGDVIKTEPVAGRVVKENAKITIYQSGGKKKSKMANFTGQNFESVKAELEEKYKQVTVNYIENDKPKGEIVEQIPTPDQMVIEAEQELKIWVSKGPYQIRPGDFSGWTENSVTGYLNERKLTSDIKREYSDSVEKGLVISQFPKPGTPLKEGDKVTIIISDGQKPKVTKTVKVDNISIPYEPAVTGEKKPQTIEIYKEDMQQKMDRPVETRTITESATISLEFVIQEGSKGHYKIVRDGVTIIDKEVPYPTQ; translated from the coding sequence GTGCTGATTGGAAAACGCTTAAATGACCGTTATAAGCTACTGAAAATGATTGGTGGTGGCGGAATGGCCAATGTATATTTAGCTCATGATGATATACTTGGCCGAGATGTAGCGGTAAAAATATTAAGACTCGACTACTCAAATAACGAAGAGTTTATTAAACGTTTCCATCGAGAAGCGCAGTCTGTTACAACGTTGTCGCATCCAAATATTGTGAATATGTATGATGTCGGAGAAGAAGATGGTATATATTATCTTGTCATGGAATATGTACCCGGGCAAACATTGAAGCAATACATAATTGAGCGAGGTATGTTACCTATAGGAGAAGCTCTTGATATTATGGAGCAGTTAACATCCGCCATGGCACACGCCCATCATTTTGAAATTGTGCATCGTGATATAAAGCCGCACAATATTTTAATTCGAGCTGATGGAATAATAAAAGTAACAGATTTTGGAATTGCGACAGCTACAAGTGCAACAACAATTACACATACAAATTCAGTACTGGGTTCAGTCCATTATTTATCACCAGAACAGGCACGTGGCGGGATAGCAAATAAACAATCGGATATTTATTCTCTTGGAATAGTTATGTTTGAATTGTTAACAGGAAGACAACCGTTTTCTGGCGAATCTGCTGTTGCTATAGCTTTAAAACATTTACAAAGTGAAATCCCATCACCAAAAAGATGGAATGAAAATATTCCGCAAAGTGTTGAAAATATTATATTAAAGGCAACTGCAAAAGATCCTTTCCATCGATATCAATCTGCCAATGCGATGAAGCGAGATATTGAAACTGCGCTATATCCAGAGAGGATAAATGAGCAACCATTTTACATACCAGAAGATATGGAAGCGACGAAAGCGATTCCGATTATTCAACAAGAACAATTATTTGAAAATGTAAGTGATGAAACGATTGTTTTAAAAGGGAGTAAGGTGGAAGAACCGATAAGAGCAGAAGCAGCTGAGTTAGATAAGAAGAAAAAACGGAGTAACAAGTGGCTTAAAGTTTTAATTTCAACATTTTTATTTTTAGCAATAGGAATAACATTAGCGCTTACGGTTATTCCAGGATTATTTATTCCGAAAGATGTGAAAGTGCCTGATGTGGCTGGTATGAAATACACGACAGCTGTAAATACGTTAGTAGAAAAGGGCTTTGAGGTGACGGAGCCTAATATTGTATATACAGATGATGTTGAAGTTGGGGATGTAATAAAAACGGAACCTGTAGCAGGAAGAGTCGTAAAAGAAAACGCTAAAATTACTATCTATCAATCAGGTGGAAAAAAGAAAAGTAAGATGGCGAATTTCACAGGGCAAAACTTTGAGAGTGTAAAAGCTGAGTTAGAAGAAAAATATAAACAAGTTACAGTAAATTATATTGAAAATGATAAGCCGAAAGGTGAAATTGTAGAGCAAATTCCGACGCCTGATCAAATGGTTATAGAAGCGGAGCAAGAACTGAAAATCTGGGTAAGTAAAGGTCCTTATCAAATTAGACCAGGTGACTTTTCGGGGTGGACTGAAAATAGTGTAACTGGTTATTTGAATGAGAGAAAACTAACGTCAGATATAAAACGAGAGTACTCAGATTCAGTCGAAAAAGGACTTGTAATTTCGCAATTTCCAAAACCAGGTACACCATTAAAAGAGGGAGATAAAGTAACTATTATTATCTCTGATGGTCAAAAGCCTAAAGTGACTAAAACGGTAAAAGTGGACAATATCTCTATCCCATATGAGCCTGCTGTAACAGGTGAAAAAAAGCCGCAAACAATAGAAATTTATAAAGAAGACATGCAGCAAAAAATGGATAGACCGGTTGAAACGAGAACAATTACTGAATCAGCGACTATTTCTTTAGAATTTGTAATTCAAGAAGGTTCAAAGGGACACTATAAAATTGTACGAGATGGAGTAACGATTATTGATAAAGAAGTACCATATCCAACTCAATAA
- the def gene encoding peptide deformylase yields the protein MAVLEIVKHPNEVLETPCERVINFDKKLVKLLKDMHETMLIADGVGLAAPQVGVSLQVAVVDVDDDTGKIELINPSILEKRGEQVGPEGCLSFPGLYGEVERADYIKVRAQNRRGKVFLLEAEGFLARAIQHEIDHLHGVLFTSKVTRYYEENELE from the coding sequence ATGGCAGTTTTAGAAATAGTAAAGCATCCAAATGAAGTGTTAGAAACACCATGCGAAAGAGTAATTAACTTTGATAAAAAGTTAGTGAAATTGTTGAAAGATATGCATGAAACAATGTTAATTGCGGACGGAGTCGGTTTAGCTGCGCCTCAAGTAGGTGTAAGCTTGCAAGTAGCGGTTGTTGATGTCGATGATGATACTGGGAAAATCGAGTTAATCAATCCATCAATATTAGAAAAACGTGGTGAACAAGTAGGTCCCGAAGGATGTTTAAGCTTCCCGGGACTTTATGGTGAAGTAGAACGTGCGGATTATATTAAAGTAAGAGCACAAAATCGCCGTGGGAAAGTATTTTTATTAGAAGCGGAAGGATTTTTAGCGCGTGCAATTCAACATGAAATCGATCATTTACACGGTGTTTTATTTACATCGAAAGTGACAAGATATTATGAAGAAAACGAACTAGAATAG
- the coaBC gene encoding bifunctional phosphopantothenoylcysteine decarboxylase/phosphopantothenate--cysteine ligase CoaBC, which translates to MLKGKKILLCVTGGIAVFKAAALTSKLTQSGAIVKVMMSESAMKFVTPLTFQALSRHDVYTDTFDEKDSAVIAHIDLADWADVVLVAPATANCIGKLAGGIADDMITTTLLATAAPVWIAPAMNVHMYENKIVQKNMMTLKTLGYTFIEPGEGFLACGYVAKGRLEEPEAIIARLEEAFSEHKPLQGKRILITAGPTREKVDPVRFMTNFSSGKMGYAIAEVAANLGADVILVSGPTALNPPLHVTTVQVESAQDMLEAVLQHYQNVDVVIKTAAVADYRPKYVHDNKMKKQNGDAVIELERTVDILKTLGQKKDKQLLIGFAAETTNVEEYATKKLREKNADMIVANDVKAQGAGFGTDTNIVTMYRKDGKVIELPLLMKKEVAREILKQIEMMLEDDRL; encoded by the coding sequence ATGCTAAAAGGGAAAAAGATACTTCTATGTGTAACAGGAGGCATTGCGGTTTTTAAAGCAGCTGCGTTAACGAGTAAATTGACACAATCTGGCGCGATTGTAAAAGTAATGATGAGTGAGTCGGCAATGAAGTTTGTTACGCCTCTTACATTCCAAGCACTTTCTCGCCATGATGTATATACGGATACATTTGATGAGAAAGACTCGGCTGTTATTGCTCATATTGATTTAGCAGATTGGGCGGATGTTGTACTTGTCGCACCTGCTACTGCCAATTGTATTGGAAAGTTAGCTGGTGGTATTGCAGATGATATGATTACAACTACTTTGTTAGCTACTGCAGCTCCGGTATGGATTGCGCCTGCTATGAATGTGCATATGTATGAAAATAAAATTGTTCAAAAAAATATGATGACATTGAAAACGCTAGGATATACGTTTATTGAGCCTGGGGAAGGCTTTTTAGCATGTGGATATGTAGCAAAGGGACGACTAGAAGAACCTGAAGCGATTATCGCACGGTTAGAGGAAGCTTTCTCAGAACACAAACCATTGCAGGGAAAAAGAATATTAATAACTGCTGGCCCAACACGTGAAAAGGTTGATCCAGTTCGTTTTATGACGAATTTTTCTTCTGGAAAAATGGGGTATGCGATTGCAGAAGTGGCGGCGAATTTAGGCGCTGATGTTATACTCGTTTCAGGACCGACAGCATTAAATCCACCGTTACATGTAACGACAGTGCAAGTGGAATCTGCACAAGATATGTTAGAAGCAGTTCTTCAACATTATCAAAACGTAGACGTTGTCATTAAAACAGCAGCAGTTGCAGATTATCGTCCGAAATATGTTCATGATAATAAAATGAAAAAGCAAAATGGTGATGCTGTCATTGAACTCGAAAGAACGGTGGATATTTTAAAAACGTTAGGTCAGAAAAAGGATAAACAGTTACTTATCGGTTTTGCTGCTGAAACGACAAATGTAGAGGAATATGCAACGAAAAAACTACGTGAGAAAAATGCAGATATGATTGTCGCGAATGATGTAAAAGCGCAAGGAGCTGGATTTGGCACGGATACGAATATTGTAACGATGTATAGAAAAGATGGAAAAGTTATTGAGTTGCCACTTTTAATGAAAAAAGAGGTAGCTCGTGAAATATTAAAGCAAATTGAAATGATGTTAGAAGATGATCGTTTATGA
- a CDS encoding Stp1/IreP family PP2C-type Ser/Thr phosphatase, which yields MKAVFLSDKGKVRQHNEDSAGVFHNLDGNVLAVVADGMGGHRAGDVASSMAIQLFHDYWKQTHNMNEPKKVEQWLHTSVGIINERIYEYAQQNVECNGMGTTLIIAVCTTSFVTIGHIGDSRCYMVSEGEMTLVTEDHSLVNELVRHGEISKEDAEYHPKKNVLLRALGTEEKVGLDVKTLVLEEDDQLLLCSDGLSNKVSIDDMQQILQLNEQLEGKGQRLIQLANDRGGEDNITLVLIDYAGSTNESR from the coding sequence ATGAAAGCCGTATTTCTATCGGATAAAGGAAAAGTTCGTCAACATAATGAAGATAGTGCAGGAGTTTTTCACAATTTAGATGGAAATGTTTTAGCGGTAGTAGCAGATGGAATGGGAGGTCATCGAGCTGGTGATGTAGCTAGCTCGATGGCCATTCAATTATTCCATGATTATTGGAAGCAAACGCATAATATGAATGAACCGAAAAAAGTAGAACAATGGTTACATACTAGTGTTGGGATTATTAATGAGCGTATATATGAATACGCTCAGCAAAATGTAGAATGTAATGGTATGGGAACAACGCTTATAATAGCTGTTTGTACAACAAGTTTTGTGACGATAGGGCATATAGGAGATAGTCGTTGCTATATGGTATCAGAAGGAGAAATGACGCTTGTAACGGAAGATCATTCGCTTGTAAATGAGCTTGTGAGACATGGTGAAATTTCAAAGGAAGATGCAGAGTATCATCCGAAAAAGAATGTGTTATTAAGAGCGCTAGGAACAGAAGAAAAAGTTGGATTAGATGTTAAAACGTTGGTGCTTGAGGAAGATGATCAATTACTTCTTTGCTCTGATGGGTTATCAAACAAAGTTTCTATTGATGATATGCAACAAATTTTACAGTTAAATGAACAGCTTGAAGGTAAAGGGCAGCGTCTCATTCAATTGGCGAATGATCGCGGTGGAGAAGATAATATCACACTTGTTCTTATTGATTATGCGGGTTCGACAAACGAAAGTAGGTGA
- the rsmB gene encoding 16S rRNA (cytosine(967)-C(5))-methyltransferase RsmB, whose product MRQNVRELALDGLIQVEKSGAYSNLLLNNLIEKSAIDRKDIGLLTEIVYGTIQRRDTLDYYLQPFLKKKVEAWVRVLLRLSLYQMIYLDRVPERAAIHEAVEIAKRRGHKGIAGMVNGVLRSIQREGVPSVDEIKDPVERLAIAMSHPVWLVQEWTSAYGLETAEKMCEVNMLPPVPTARVNVDKVTVEEAIELLASEGIEAKRGDLSDDAIQIERGNVAHTEAFKKGFLSIQDESSMLVARALEPNEGETVLDSCAAPGGKTTHIAERLKGTGKVMSLDLHAHKVRLIKQQAERLGLENVETKALDARKVQEHFSNETFDKILVDAPCSGFGVIRRKPDIKLGKDKGDSERLSTIQLAILEKIAPLLKQGGRLVYSTCTIEKIENEQVIDKFLKEHPEFEWDTTIKERMPEKLSPYINEGQVQILPHYFATDGFYIACLRKKV is encoded by the coding sequence ATGAGACAAAATGTTCGTGAATTAGCTCTTGATGGTTTAATTCAAGTGGAAAAAAGTGGTGCATATAGCAACTTACTTTTAAATAATTTAATTGAAAAAAGTGCAATTGATAGAAAAGATATTGGTTTATTAACTGAAATTGTATATGGAACGATTCAACGTCGTGACACATTAGATTATTATTTACAGCCTTTTTTAAAAAAGAAGGTTGAGGCGTGGGTAAGAGTATTGCTTCGCTTATCTTTATATCAAATGATTTATTTAGACCGAGTGCCAGAAAGAGCGGCTATTCATGAAGCGGTTGAGATTGCAAAGCGTCGCGGGCATAAAGGAATTGCTGGTATGGTGAACGGTGTATTACGTTCGATTCAGAGAGAAGGTGTACCTTCTGTAGATGAAATCAAGGATCCAGTAGAACGGCTTGCAATTGCGATGAGTCATCCAGTTTGGCTTGTACAAGAGTGGACTTCTGCATATGGCTTAGAAACTGCAGAGAAAATGTGCGAAGTAAATATGTTACCTCCTGTACCTACAGCGCGTGTGAATGTTGATAAGGTAACGGTAGAAGAAGCGATTGAGTTGTTGGCAAGTGAAGGTATAGAAGCAAAACGTGGTGACTTGTCAGATGATGCAATTCAGATTGAAAGAGGAAATGTAGCGCATACAGAAGCGTTTAAAAAAGGATTTCTTTCTATTCAAGATGAAAGTTCTATGCTTGTAGCACGCGCTTTAGAACCAAATGAGGGAGAGACAGTTCTTGATAGTTGTGCGGCTCCTGGTGGTAAAACTACGCATATAGCTGAGCGTTTAAAGGGAACTGGTAAAGTAATGTCTCTTGATTTACATGCACACAAAGTACGTTTAATTAAACAGCAAGCAGAGCGACTTGGGTTAGAAAATGTCGAAACAAAAGCGCTAGATGCTAGAAAAGTGCAAGAGCACTTTTCAAATGAAACGTTTGATAAAATATTGGTAGATGCACCGTGTTCTGGATTTGGTGTAATTAGACGTAAGCCTGATATTAAGTTAGGAAAAGATAAAGGCGATAGTGAAAGATTATCGACGATTCAACTTGCGATACTAGAAAAAATAGCACCGTTATTAAAACAAGGCGGTCGTCTTGTTTATAGTACGTGCACAATTGAGAAAATAGAAAATGAACAAGTAATAGATAAATTTTTAAAAGAACATCCTGAATTTGAATGGGATACTACGATAAAAGAACGTATGCCAGAAAAATTAAGTCCATATATTAATGAAGGTCAAGTACAAATTTTACCGCATTATTTTGCAACGGATGGCTTTTATATTGCTTGTTTAAGGAAGAAGGTGTAG
- the fmt gene encoding methionyl-tRNA formyltransferase, with product MIKVVFMGTPDFSVPVLRRLIEDGYEVVGVVTQPDRPVGRKKVLTPTPVKVEAEKHGIPVLQPLKIREKDEYEKVLALEPDLIVTAAFGQIVPNEILEAPKYGCINVHASLLPELRGGAPIHYAIMEGKEKTGITIMYMVEKLDAGDILTQVEVEIEERETTGSLFDKLSEAGAHLLSKTVPLLIQGKLEPIKQNEEEVTFAYNIKREQEKIDWTKTGEEVYNHIRGLNPWPVAYTTLAGQVVKVWWGEKVPVTEPAEAGTIVAIEEDGFVVATSNETGVKITELQPSGKKRMSCSQFLRGTKPEIGTKLGENA from the coding sequence ATGATAAAAGTAGTGTTTATGGGAACACCGGACTTTTCAGTGCCGGTGCTTCGTCGTCTTATTGAAGATGGCTATGAGGTAGTAGGTGTTGTGACGCAACCTGATCGTCCAGTAGGTAGAAAAAAAGTATTAACACCTACACCTGTTAAAGTTGAAGCGGAAAAACATGGTATCCCTGTGTTACAGCCGTTAAAAATTCGTGAAAAAGATGAATATGAAAAAGTATTGGCATTAGAGCCAGATTTAATTGTAACAGCTGCATTTGGTCAGATTGTACCAAATGAAATTTTAGAAGCACCGAAGTATGGATGTATTAATGTCCACGCTTCTTTACTTCCTGAACTTCGTGGTGGTGCACCAATTCATTATGCAATTATGGAAGGTAAAGAAAAAACAGGTATTACAATTATGTATATGGTAGAAAAATTGGATGCTGGTGATATCTTAACGCAAGTGGAAGTGGAAATTGAAGAGCGTGAAACGACAGGCTCATTATTTGATAAATTAAGTGAAGCAGGAGCACATCTTCTATCTAAAACAGTACCTTTATTAATTCAAGGTAAGTTAGAACCGATTAAACAAAACGAAGAAGAAGTAACGTTTGCGTACAATATAAAACGTGAGCAAGAGAAAATTGATTGGACAAAAACAGGTGAAGAAGTATACAATCACATTCGCGGATTGAATCCATGGCCAGTTGCTTATACAACTTTAGCAGGACAAGTTGTTAAAGTATGGTGGGGAGAAAAAGTGCCTGTAACTGAACCGGCTGAAGCAGGTACGATTGTTGCGATCGAAGAAGATGGTTTTGTAGTAGCAACTAGTAATGAAACAGGTGTTAAAATTACTGAATTGCAACCTTCTGGTAAAAAGCGTATGAGTTGTTCACAATTTTTACGTGGAACAAAACCTGAAATTGGAACGAAGTTAGGAGAAAATGCATGA